The Collimonas fungivorans Ter331 genome has a segment encoding these proteins:
- a CDS encoding maltoporin — MRKQLCWTILSTAFSGIACAGDDSSAGLDGFEFHGYLRAGGGAAIGGSGGAQPCFQLARAASKYRLGNECENYSELEARQKLFGLANGMVVSADVMASLYNPGNVFPHFNSSTNGAVRLPQAYLQATNLPGMNPQARLWAGRIYYHRHDIHTIDYYYWNPSGLGAGVDNVAINGLQYSYALFRQDAQFQARLANRHDFQVAGIRTNRNGELQLGLSLMQKPAGVDGHGGFSLTAQHKQDQLFGGYNRVAIQYGQGAGDTINTVNQAFPGHGWRRWRLSESLLWQLTRKFSGMLAAVYQHESSPGYRQNWISLGVRPVYAVSDHFKIQADLGRDVVTPGNGASRSLTKFTIGPAVTMGKSFFSRPELRLFYTYAKWNQAAQDAAASGSAMARDGPFGGATHGSSIGMQLETWW, encoded by the coding sequence GTGAGGAAACAGTTATGTTGGACCATTCTATCAACCGCATTTTCCGGCATCGCCTGTGCCGGCGACGACAGCTCCGCCGGACTTGACGGTTTTGAATTCCATGGTTACCTGCGTGCCGGCGGTGGCGCTGCAATCGGCGGCAGCGGCGGTGCGCAGCCTTGTTTCCAGTTGGCGAGAGCTGCCAGCAAATACCGGCTCGGCAACGAGTGTGAGAACTACAGCGAACTGGAAGCGCGGCAAAAACTGTTTGGCCTGGCAAATGGCATGGTCGTCAGCGCCGATGTGATGGCCAGCTTGTACAATCCCGGCAATGTGTTTCCGCATTTCAATTCCAGCACCAATGGCGCCGTCCGGCTGCCTCAGGCCTACCTGCAGGCGACCAATCTGCCCGGCATGAATCCGCAGGCGCGCCTATGGGCCGGCCGGATCTACTACCACCGGCACGATATTCACACGATAGATTATTATTACTGGAATCCAAGCGGCCTCGGCGCCGGCGTCGACAACGTCGCCATCAACGGCCTGCAGTACAGCTATGCTTTGTTCCGGCAAGACGCGCAGTTCCAGGCCCGGCTGGCGAATCGCCACGACTTCCAGGTAGCCGGCATCCGCACCAATCGGAATGGCGAATTGCAGCTGGGCCTGTCGCTGATGCAAAAACCCGCCGGGGTAGATGGGCATGGCGGTTTTTCCTTGACCGCGCAGCATAAGCAGGACCAGCTGTTCGGCGGCTATAACAGGGTTGCCATCCAGTATGGACAGGGGGCAGGGGACACCATCAATACGGTGAACCAGGCTTTCCCCGGCCACGGTTGGCGGCGCTGGCGGCTCAGTGAAAGCCTGCTATGGCAGCTCACGCGCAAATTCAGCGGCATGCTGGCGGCCGTCTACCAGCATGAAAGCAGCCCTGGTTACAGGCAGAACTGGATTTCTCTGGGAGTGCGTCCGGTATATGCGGTCAGCGACCATTTCAAGATACAGGCCGACCTCGGGCGCGACGTCGTCACTCCCGGCAACGGCGCAAGCCGCAGCCTGACCAAGTTCACGATCGGCCCCGCAGTGACGATGGGAAAATCTTTCTTCAGCCGTCCTGAGCTTCGCCTGTTCTATACCTATGCCAAATGGAACCAGGCGGCGCAAGATGCAGCTGCCAGTGGCAGCGCCATGGCCCGCGACGGCCCGTTTGGCGGCGCCACCCATGGCTCCAGCATCGGCATGCAACTGGAGACGTGGTGGTAA
- a CDS encoding DUF4019 domain-containing protein, which translates to MKTILTLVTVALLAAATPSFAADPQAELIQQAETAAKTWMTLTDAGKFGESWERAGTFFKTGIAKNTWETGIRSLRAPLGPVKMRELKSTEYATTLPGAPDGEYVVIQYETQFENKKSATETITPMREKDGSWKVSGYFIR; encoded by the coding sequence ATGAAAACCATACTGACGCTGGTCACCGTTGCACTGCTGGCCGCCGCCACGCCCTCCTTCGCCGCGGATCCGCAAGCCGAACTCATCCAGCAAGCCGAAACCGCAGCCAAAACCTGGATGACGCTGACCGACGCCGGCAAATTCGGTGAAAGCTGGGAACGCGCAGGCACATTCTTCAAGACCGGCATCGCAAAAAACACATGGGAAACCGGGATCCGCTCGTTACGGGCGCCGCTCGGTCCGGTAAAAATGCGTGAGCTGAAAAGCACGGAATATGCAACCACCCTGCCTGGCGCGCCCGATGGCGAATATGTGGTGATCCAGTATGAGACGCAGTTCGAAAACAAAAAATCGGCGACGGAAACCATCACGCCCATGCGTGAAAAAGACGGCAGCTGGAAAGTCTCGGGTTATTTCATTCGCTGA
- a CDS encoding response regulator, which yields MRKILIVDDDQKTRTLLKAYLEKNQYEVRLAHNGEAFLAEFQRYAEELSLVILDVMLPDTDGFALCKTVRRKSNVPIIMLTASSDETDRVVGLELGADDYIAKPYSPRELLARIKAIHRRTGIDSAVAPRYYRFVGFTLDTVERTLSDPDGQPVALTGLDYQLLKYFVEHPGDVLDRGVLCEETRGRDVGPLDRSLDVQISKLRLRLNDGGKDPHLIKTVRGAGYVFSADVAAAQV from the coding sequence ATGCGCAAGATATTGATCGTCGACGACGACCAGAAAACCAGGACGCTGCTGAAAGCCTACCTGGAAAAGAACCAGTACGAAGTGCGCCTGGCGCATAACGGCGAGGCGTTCCTGGCCGAGTTCCAGCGCTACGCCGAGGAACTGTCGCTGGTGATCCTGGACGTGATGCTGCCGGATACCGACGGCTTCGCCTTGTGCAAGACGGTCCGGCGCAAATCCAACGTGCCGATCATCATGCTCACCGCCAGTTCCGACGAAACCGACCGCGTGGTCGGCCTCGAGCTGGGCGCCGACGACTATATCGCCAAGCCCTACAGCCCGCGCGAGCTGCTGGCGCGCATCAAGGCCATCCATCGCCGCACCGGCATCGACAGCGCGGTGGCGCCGCGCTATTACCGCTTTGTCGGCTTCACGCTGGACACGGTGGAGCGCACCTTGAGCGATCCGGACGGCCAGCCGGTGGCGCTCACCGGCCTCGATTACCAGCTGCTGAAATATTTTGTCGAACACCCGGGCGACGTGCTCGACCGCGGCGTCCTGTGCGAGGAAACCCGCGGCCGCGATGTCGGTCCGCTGGACCGTTCGCTGGATGTGCAGATCAGCAAATTGCGCCTGCGCCTGAACGACGGCGGCAAGGACCCGCACCTGATCAAGACGGTGCGCGGCGCCGGTTACGTATTTTCTGCCGATGTGGCCGCTGCGCAAGTCTGA
- a CDS encoding cupin domain-containing protein, which translates to MYSPERLIENLSGYLGELAELISAAAQADPAEKSRLFIEKSNIETYVGKLEALPGNHRLDAKHIEAGLALEPHPEGGFYREFIRTDACTVIFYLLPERAISSWHSLKDTQERFRLISGESLLIPKIDAGGLWKSEEAVTYQNDVVIEKNQDFGDWFGAYPSGEYGLVTCECRGPFEFAKFKIIDRESLAAFHDQNPGHTKIIDRLSPKLG; encoded by the coding sequence ATGTATTCGCCTGAAAGACTGATTGAAAATTTGAGCGGCTACCTTGGCGAATTGGCAGAGCTCATTTCAGCGGCCGCGCAAGCAGACCCTGCTGAAAAAAGTAGATTGTTTATAGAAAAATCAAATATAGAAACATACGTCGGAAAACTGGAAGCACTGCCTGGCAACCATCGCCTCGATGCAAAACATATCGAGGCCGGGCTTGCGCTGGAACCCCACCCGGAAGGCGGCTTCTATCGCGAATTCATCCGCACCGATGCCTGCACCGTGATTTTTTACCTGCTGCCCGAGCGGGCCATCTCCAGCTGGCATAGCCTGAAGGACACGCAAGAGAGATTCAGGCTGATCTCGGGAGAGTCTTTATTGATCCCGAAAATAGATGCCGGCGGATTGTGGAAATCCGAAGAAGCGGTGACTTATCAAAACGACGTCGTCATAGAAAAAAACCAGGATTTCGGCGACTGGTTCGGCGCCTATCCGAGCGGAGAGTACGGGCTCGTCACTTGCGAATGCAGAGGACCGTTCGAATTTGCGAAATTCAAAATCATCGACCGGGAAAGCTTGGCTGCATTTCACGACCAGAATCCTGGACACACAAAAATCATCGACAGGCTTTCGCCGAAACTCGGTTAA
- a CDS encoding ABC transporter substrate-binding protein, which yields MQTINRIRTIRNAVLIALATVGTAQAGTLTIESWRVDDKTLWETVLIPAFQKKNPGIEVKFAPTAPTEYDSSLTARLAGGTAGDLIACRPFDVSLSLYKKGNLEKLDGKPGMEHFPASAKTAWQTDDGKDTFCMPVASVMHGFLYNQKIFKELNLQPPKTEAEFFKVLDTIKSNGKYTPLALGTADQWESSQVIFTGVGPNYWKGEEGRKALIAGKEKFTDPNFVNAFEYEAKLGKYLSKGASSQTYGDSQNLFALGKAAIYPTGSWDIAYFNTNAKFEMGAFPPPVPKAGDKCYISDHNDIGMGVNKKSKNKEDAYKFLTWLGSQEFADIYTNKVTGFFSLSDHLISVKDPVAKQMIDWRKSCSSTIRLNAQILNRGEPSMENQLWNVNAQVLNGKLAPKEAAAQIQTGFAKWYKPQQ from the coding sequence ATGCAAACCATCAACCGAATTCGTACCATCCGCAACGCCGTGCTGATCGCCCTGGCGACGGTCGGCACGGCGCAAGCCGGCACCCTGACTATCGAGAGCTGGCGCGTCGACGACAAGACCCTGTGGGAAACCGTGCTGATCCCGGCTTTCCAGAAAAAGAATCCAGGCATCGAAGTCAAGTTTGCGCCTACCGCTCCTACCGAGTACGACTCCAGCCTGACCGCGCGCCTGGCCGGCGGCACTGCCGGCGACCTGATCGCCTGCCGTCCTTTCGACGTTTCGCTGTCTTTGTACAAGAAGGGCAACCTGGAAAAACTGGACGGCAAACCAGGCATGGAACACTTCCCTGCCTCCGCCAAGACCGCATGGCAGACCGATGACGGCAAGGACACTTTCTGCATGCCGGTAGCGTCGGTAATGCATGGTTTCCTGTACAACCAGAAAATCTTCAAGGAACTGAACCTGCAGCCGCCAAAAACCGAGGCAGAATTCTTCAAGGTGCTAGACACCATCAAGAGCAACGGCAAGTACACGCCGCTGGCGCTGGGCACCGCGGACCAGTGGGAATCCAGCCAGGTGATCTTCACCGGCGTCGGACCGAACTACTGGAAGGGTGAAGAAGGCCGCAAGGCGCTGATCGCCGGCAAGGAAAAATTCACCGACCCTAATTTCGTCAATGCGTTTGAATACGAAGCGAAGCTGGGCAAATACCTGTCCAAGGGCGCCAGCTCGCAAACCTACGGCGACAGCCAGAACCTGTTCGCACTCGGCAAGGCAGCAATCTATCCGACCGGCTCCTGGGATATCGCTTACTTCAACACCAACGCCAAGTTCGAAATGGGCGCCTTCCCGCCGCCGGTGCCTAAAGCCGGCGACAAATGCTATATCTCGGATCACAACGACATCGGCATGGGCGTCAACAAGAAATCCAAGAACAAGGAAGATGCCTACAAGTTCCTGACCTGGCTCGGATCGCAGGAATTTGCCGACATCTACACCAACAAGGTCACCGGCTTCTTCTCGCTGTCGGACCACCTGATCTCAGTCAAGGATCCGGTCGCCAAGCAGATGATCGACTGGCGCAAATCCTGCTCGTCGACCATCCGCCTCAATGCGCAGATCCTCAACCGCGGCGAGCCGAGCATGGAAAACCAGCTGTGGAACGTGAATGCCCAGGTGCTTAATGGCAAACTGGCGCCGAAGGAAGCTGCGGCCCAGATCCAGACCGGCTTCGCCAAGTGGTACAAACCGCAACAATAA
- a CDS encoding acyl-CoA dehydrogenase, protein MPSSHASFHWDDPLLLEQQLSGEERLVRDSAASYARDKLAPRVLMSFRNEQTDAGIFREMGALGLLGATIPEQYGGAGLSYVSYGLIAREIERIDSGYRSMMSVQSSLVMLPIFEFGSEATRQKYLPRLASGELIGCFGLTEPDHGSDPGSMVTRARKVDGGYRLSGSKMWITNSPIADVFVVWAKDDEGAIRGFVLEKGWKGLSTPVIHGKVGLRTSITGEIVMDQVFCPEENAFPEVRGLKGPFTCLNSARYGIAWGALGAAEFCWHAARQYTMDRKQFGRPLAANQLVQVKLVNMQTEITMALQGCLRLGRMKDDGSASLEITSIMKRNSCGKALDIARVARDMLGGNGISDEFGVIRHLVNLEVVNTYEGTHDVHALILGRAQTGIPAFSN, encoded by the coding sequence ATGCCCTCATCACACGCCAGCTTCCATTGGGACGACCCACTATTGCTGGAGCAGCAGCTCAGCGGCGAGGAACGCCTGGTGCGCGACAGCGCCGCCTCCTACGCGCGCGACAAGCTGGCGCCGCGGGTGCTGATGTCGTTCCGCAATGAACAGACCGACGCCGGGATTTTCCGCGAAATGGGCGCACTCGGCCTGCTCGGCGCGACCATTCCCGAACAGTACGGCGGCGCCGGACTGAGCTACGTCAGCTACGGCCTGATCGCGCGCGAAATCGAGCGCATCGATTCCGGCTACCGCTCCATGATGAGCGTGCAAAGCTCGCTGGTGATGCTGCCGATTTTCGAATTCGGCAGCGAAGCCACGCGGCAAAAGTACTTGCCGCGGCTGGCCAGCGGCGAACTGATCGGCTGCTTCGGCCTGACCGAACCGGACCATGGCTCCGATCCCGGCAGCATGGTGACGCGCGCGCGCAAGGTCGACGGCGGCTACCGGCTCTCGGGCAGCAAGATGTGGATCACCAACAGCCCGATCGCCGACGTGTTCGTGGTCTGGGCCAAGGACGACGAAGGTGCGATCCGCGGCTTCGTCCTTGAAAAAGGCTGGAAGGGATTATCGACGCCAGTCATCCACGGCAAGGTCGGCTTGCGCACTTCAATTACCGGCGAAATCGTGATGGACCAGGTGTTCTGTCCGGAAGAAAACGCCTTCCCCGAAGTGCGCGGCTTGAAAGGTCCGTTCACCTGCCTCAACTCGGCGCGCTACGGCATCGCCTGGGGCGCGCTCGGCGCCGCCGAATTCTGCTGGCATGCGGCGCGCCAGTACACCATGGACCGCAAACAGTTCGGCCGGCCGCTGGCGGCCAACCAGCTGGTGCAGGTGAAGCTGGTGAACATGCAGACCGAGATCACCATGGCGCTGCAGGGTTGCCTGCGGCTGGGCCGCATGAAAGACGACGGCAGCGCCTCGCTGGAAATCACCTCCATCATGAAACGCAACTCCTGCGGCAAGGCGCTCGACATTGCCCGCGTTGCGCGCGACATGTTGGGCGGCAACGGCATTTCCGACGAGTTCGGCGTAATCCGCCACCTGGTCAACCTGGAAGTGGTGAATACTTACGAAGGCACGCATGACGTGCACGCACTGATCCTGGGACGGGCGCAGACCGGCATCCCGGCGTTTTCCAACTAG
- a CDS encoding LysR substrate-binding domain-containing protein, whose translation MIRFRQIEAFRSLMISGTSVSAARRMHVTQPAISRLIADLEADLGFRLFNRAKGRLEPTNAGVRFYKAVEENFLGLERLMQVAGNIRHEAPEGLTVACLPVLSTTLLPEVLQRFFKQHPDVSVKIDSCTVPEILVSLQDLKVDMALSLAFPPFAGIEVEPIMEATVLCAMLATHPLAQKEIIVPEDLDGENVIGWMPNSAQSYDRELSTLNSAAIRPNYTIQTHTSHTRYAMVANGFGVAIVEPFAAKIWRPHGVVTRPFKADINYKYVLAYPSGGIRSELAHDLREAALHVAKNYNFGL comes from the coding sequence ATGATCCGTTTCAGACAAATCGAGGCTTTCCGTTCACTGATGATTTCCGGCACCAGCGTATCAGCGGCCCGCCGCATGCACGTGACCCAGCCGGCGATCAGCCGCCTGATCGCCGATCTAGAGGCCGACCTCGGTTTCCGCCTGTTCAACCGCGCTAAGGGCCGCCTCGAGCCGACCAATGCCGGCGTGCGTTTTTACAAGGCGGTGGAAGAAAATTTCCTGGGACTGGAGCGGCTGATGCAGGTGGCGGGCAATATCCGCCATGAAGCGCCCGAAGGCTTGACCGTCGCCTGCCTGCCGGTGCTGTCCACCACCTTGCTGCCGGAAGTGCTGCAGCGTTTCTTCAAGCAGCATCCCGATGTCTCGGTCAAGATCGACAGCTGCACCGTGCCCGAAATCCTGGTCAGCCTGCAAGACCTCAAGGTCGACATGGCGCTGAGCCTGGCGTTCCCGCCGTTCGCCGGCATTGAAGTCGAACCGATCATGGAAGCCACCGTGCTGTGCGCGATGCTGGCGACCCACCCGTTGGCGCAGAAGGAAATCATCGTGCCCGAAGACCTCGACGGCGAGAACGTGATAGGCTGGATGCCCAACAGCGCGCAATCCTACGACCGCGAACTGTCGACCCTGAACTCGGCCGCGATCCGCCCCAACTACACCATCCAGACGCACACCTCGCACACACGCTACGCCATGGTCGCCAACGGTTTCGGCGTCGCCATCGTGGAGCCGTTCGCGGCCAAGATCTGGCGCCCGCACGGCGTCGTCACGCGGCCGTTCAAGGCTGACATCAACTACAAATACGTGCTGGCCTACCCGAGCGGCGGCATCCGTTCCGAACTCGCCCACGACCTGCGCGAAGCCGCGCTCCATGTTGCGAAAAACTATAACTTCGGCCTGTAA
- a CDS encoding ABC transporter substrate-binding protein yields the protein MANAAPPVSAAGQPATSLQVVHWWTSASERKSVDVLATRLAEDNIQWRDMAIPGGAGLGASKVLKSMVLAGKAPEATQLNGIVFGEWADLGLLLELDDVAAPGNWQKLLFPTVWSLVRNRGHVVAAPLGIHRINNLFYNKKVFDRLGLAAPKTWPEFERAAEKLRQAGVTPLAQSSEAWQVATLFETLVLAESGPAYYRSLFVDLNPAAFGDARMTHALKRLRALKEWMPQPLRERPWPDMTRQLADGEAAMFVMGDWAKGELLAWGLNTDQDFSCAAVPGTADYHLYSVDTLAMFAGDYSHQPAQEKLAQLIMSQPVQSAYNQVKGAISVWRAPDLSKMDSCARASWSAFSKGSAFQAPSLVHRMAADETAKDAIVAEVHRYFVDDKMGESDIQRKLASIARSLSKTGKQE from the coding sequence ATGGCCAATGCAGCGCCGCCGGTTTCCGCCGCCGGCCAGCCGGCAACGTCGCTGCAGGTGGTGCACTGGTGGACTTCGGCCAGCGAACGCAAGTCGGTAGACGTGCTGGCAACCAGGCTTGCCGAAGATAACATCCAGTGGCGCGACATGGCGATTCCCGGCGGCGCCGGCCTTGGCGCCAGCAAGGTGCTCAAGAGCATGGTGCTGGCCGGCAAAGCGCCCGAGGCAACCCAGCTCAACGGCATCGTGTTCGGCGAGTGGGCCGATCTTGGCCTGCTGCTGGAATTGGACGATGTCGCCGCGCCTGGCAACTGGCAAAAACTGCTGTTTCCGACCGTATGGTCGCTGGTGCGCAACCGCGGCCATGTGGTGGCGGCGCCGCTTGGCATCCACCGCATCAACAATCTGTTCTACAACAAGAAGGTTTTCGACCGGCTCGGCCTGGCTGCGCCCAAGACTTGGCCGGAGTTCGAACGGGCCGCGGAAAAACTCAGGCAGGCCGGCGTTACGCCGCTGGCGCAAAGCAGCGAAGCCTGGCAGGTCGCGACCTTGTTTGAAACCCTGGTGCTGGCCGAAAGCGGGCCGGCTTATTACCGCTCCCTGTTTGTCGACCTGAATCCTGCCGCCTTTGGCGACGCCCGCATGACGCATGCCTTGAAGCGCTTGCGGGCGCTCAAGGAGTGGATGCCGCAGCCGCTCAGGGAACGGCCGTGGCCGGACATGACGCGCCAGCTGGCTGACGGCGAGGCCGCCATGTTCGTCATGGGCGATTGGGCCAAGGGTGAGCTGCTGGCCTGGGGCTTGAACACCGACCAGGATTTTTCTTGTGCGGCGGTGCCGGGCACGGCAGACTACCATCTATATAGTGTCGATACCCTGGCCATGTTCGCCGGCGACTATTCGCACCAGCCGGCGCAGGAAAAGCTGGCCCAGCTGATCATGTCGCAGCCGGTTCAAAGCGCTTACAATCAGGTCAAGGGCGCGATCTCGGTATGGCGCGCGCCGGATTTGTCGAAAATGGATAGCTGCGCGCGCGCCTCATGGAGCGCGTTCAGCAAGGGCAGCGCGTTCCAGGCGCCGAGCCTGGTGCACCGCATGGCCGCCGACGAAACCGCGAAAGACGCCATCGTGGCTGAAGTGCATCGTTATTTTGTGGATGACAAGATGGGCGAGAGCGATATCCAGCGCAAGCTGGCCAGCATTGCCCGCTCCTTGTCGAAGACAGGAAAGCAGGAATAG
- a CDS encoding Nramp family divalent metal transporter: protein MYRLPTTATAPFCPSEVAGTIAVPSSGPFWKKILRFVGPGLLVSVGYMDPGNWATSIQAGSQFGYQLLFVVLASSLAAIVLQCLSMRLGIATNKDLAVHSRENYSPRVSKGMWFFAEISIIACDLAEVLGCALAFKLLLGVSLPAGVLLTAFDTVLVLGLKGKGFRQIEAIILGLVLTIAACLFVELVFLKPDWHAVAAGMLPSLSALSSREPLYLAIGILGATVMPHNLYLHSSIVQTRVVEKNDRSRRQAIQLSRLDTIVSLLLALLINGAILVLAASAFHATGNTSVIDIDQAYHLLDPITGSAAAGILFGLALLASGQSSTFTGTIAGQVIMEGFLNLRIPCWQRRLLTRGLALVPALIGVLTWGEHSVGRLLVLSQVVLSLQLPFAMYPLIRLTSRRDVMGVFANSWLTAALSWLLFALISAANIWLVLQVFGVG, encoded by the coding sequence ATGTATCGTTTGCCGACCACCGCCACCGCACCGTTTTGCCCTTCCGAAGTTGCCGGCACCATCGCAGTGCCGAGCAGCGGCCCGTTCTGGAAAAAAATCCTCAGGTTCGTCGGCCCCGGTTTGCTGGTCTCGGTCGGCTACATGGACCCCGGCAATTGGGCCACCTCGATCCAGGCCGGCTCGCAGTTCGGTTACCAGCTGCTGTTCGTGGTGCTGGCGTCCAGCCTGGCCGCAATCGTCCTGCAATGCCTCAGCATGCGCCTGGGCATCGCTACCAACAAGGACCTGGCGGTGCATTCGCGCGAGAACTACAGTCCGCGCGTCAGCAAGGGCATGTGGTTTTTCGCGGAGATTTCCATCATCGCCTGCGACCTGGCGGAGGTACTGGGGTGCGCGCTGGCGTTCAAGCTGCTGCTCGGCGTCTCGCTGCCGGCCGGCGTGCTCCTGACCGCGTTCGATACGGTGCTGGTGCTGGGTTTGAAAGGCAAGGGCTTCCGCCAGATCGAAGCCATCATCCTCGGCCTGGTGCTCACCATCGCGGCCTGCCTGTTCGTCGAGCTGGTGTTCCTGAAGCCGGACTGGCATGCGGTGGCGGCCGGCATGCTGCCGTCCTTGAGCGCGCTGTCGAGCCGGGAACCGCTGTACCTGGCGATCGGCATCCTCGGCGCCACCGTGATGCCGCACAACCTCTACCTGCATTCATCGATAGTGCAGACGCGGGTAGTGGAAAAGAACGACCGCAGCCGGCGCCAGGCGATACAGCTGTCGCGGCTCGACACCATCGTCTCGCTGCTGCTGGCGCTGCTGATCAACGGCGCTATCCTGGTGCTGGCGGCGAGCGCGTTTCATGCCACCGGGAATACGTCGGTAATCGATATCGACCAGGCGTATCACCTGCTCGATCCGATTACCGGCAGCGCCGCCGCCGGCATCCTGTTCGGCCTGGCGCTGCTGGCATCGGGACAGAGTTCGACTTTCACCGGGACCATCGCCGGCCAGGTCATCATGGAAGGTTTTCTCAATCTCAGGATCCCATGCTGGCAGCGGCGCCTGCTGACGCGCGGCCTGGCCCTGGTGCCGGCGCTGATCGGCGTGCTGACCTGGGGCGAGCATTCGGTGGGGCGCCTGCTGGTGCTCAGCCAGGTGGTGCTGAGCCTGCAGCTGCCGTTCGCCATGTATCCGCTGATCCGCCTCACCAGCCGGCGCGACGTGATGGGCGTGTTCGCCAATTCGTGGCTGACGGCGGCGCTGTCCTGGCTGCTGTTTGCGCTGATTTCGGCGGCGAATATCTGGCTGGTGCTGCAGGTGTTCGGTGTCGGCTAG
- a CDS encoding ATP-binding protein yields the protein MWPLRKSEAVPARSWSAWYSRLLSWLLPHTLLGRLSVVMVFGVLVTQVAGGLIWSAQLRSKAEVETKTAAQHLAHSAASAVRFFMSLPANYRPILIQQLREMGGTRFFVNTNDGPVTIHKIADNTLADMALADIGATLKTDLPFLPGFRLAFAWPDDLMVSPQGLQVADLPDSWVQHTLLIKPNPAPVLVIQTELEPGNWLYLAALMPNPYFLDSDNPLSPERLLLQGLSLATVLLLSILVVRWTTRPLAALSDAAEAFGKGEAAPELPETGSREFIKTARAFRAMRERIKRYLDDRERLFVSISHDLRTPITRLKLRTELLDDEHLRSEFHEDLDELDMMVKGALQSVKDSDIHENRTEVKLDTLILRMIRDARMAGHEVAFAETGLTVMAKPLALKRAIGNLFDNALHYGQKVEISVAGLINESGSNIQIQIRDHGPGVPEEALHSLFEPYTRLEHGRDQNAGGMGLGLGIARNIVQAHGGELHLRNHTEGGLVATIVLPAD from the coding sequence ATGTGGCCGCTGCGCAAGTCTGAAGCCGTGCCCGCGCGTAGCTGGTCGGCCTGGTATAGCCGGCTGCTGTCCTGGCTGCTGCCGCACACGCTGCTGGGCCGGCTGTCGGTAGTGATGGTGTTCGGCGTGCTGGTGACCCAGGTGGCCGGCGGCCTGATCTGGTCGGCGCAATTGCGCAGCAAGGCCGAGGTCGAAACCAAAACAGCGGCGCAGCATCTGGCGCACAGCGCTGCCAGCGCAGTCCGTTTCTTCATGAGCTTGCCGGCCAATTACCGGCCTATCCTGATCCAGCAACTGCGTGAAATGGGCGGCACCCGGTTTTTTGTGAACACCAACGACGGTCCGGTGACCATCCACAAGATTGCCGACAATACGCTGGCCGACATGGCGCTGGCCGATATCGGCGCCACCCTGAAAACCGACCTGCCGTTCCTGCCCGGTTTCCGCCTGGCGTTTGCCTGGCCTGACGACCTGATGGTGTCGCCGCAAGGGTTGCAGGTGGCGGACCTGCCGGACAGCTGGGTCCAGCATACGCTGCTGATCAAGCCCAACCCGGCGCCGGTGCTGGTGATCCAGACCGAGCTCGAGCCTGGCAACTGGCTCTACCTGGCGGCGCTTATGCCCAACCCTTATTTCCTCGACAGCGATAATCCGCTGTCGCCCGAGCGCCTGCTGCTGCAAGGCCTGTCGCTGGCCACCGTGCTGCTGCTGTCGATCCTGGTGGTGCGCTGGACCACGCGGCCGCTGGCGGCGCTGTCGGACGCCGCCGAAGCTTTCGGCAAAGGCGAGGCCGCGCCCGAATTGCCGGAAACCGGCAGCCGTGAATTCATCAAGACCGCACGCGCGTTCCGCGCCATGCGCGAACGCATCAAGCGTTACCTGGATGACCGCGAGCGCCTGTTCGTCTCGATCTCGCACGATTTGCGTACGCCGATCACGCGCCTCAAGCTGCGCACCGAACTGCTGGACGACGAGCATCTGCGCAGTGAATTCCACGAAGACCTGGACGAGCTCGACATGATGGTGAAGGGCGCCTTGCAGTCGGTCAAGGATAGCGATATCCATGAAAACCGCACCGAGGTAAAACTCGATACGCTGATCTTGCGCATGATCCGCGACGCCCGCATGGCAGGGCACGAAGTGGCGTTTGCCGAAACGGGCCTGACGGTGATGGCCAAGCCGCTGGCGCTCAAGCGCGCCATCGGCAACCTGTTCGACAATGCGCTGCACTATGGCCAGAAGGTGGAAATCTCGGTCGCCGGCCTGATCAATGAATCCGGCAGCAATATCCAGATCCAGATCCGCGACCATGGCCCCGGCGTGCCGGAAGAAGCCTTGCACAGCCTGTTCGAGCCGTACACCCGGCTGGAGCACGGACGCGACCAGAATGCCGGCGGCATGGGACTTGGGCTGGGCATTGCGCGCAATATCGTGCAGGCGCATGGCGGCGAGCTGCACCTGCGCAATCACACCGAAGGCGGCCTGGTGGCCACGATCGTTTTACCTGCTGATTAG